TCGCGCTCGGCATCACCAACCAGCGCGAGACCACGGTCGTGTGGGAGCGCGCGACCGGCCGGCCGATCTACCCGGCCATCGTGTGGCAGTCGCGCCAGACGGTGGAGCTGTGCGAGGAGCTCGTGCGCCGCGGGCTCGAGCCGGTGGTGCGCGACCGCACGGGCCTGGTGGTCGACGCGTACTTCTCGGGCACGAAGCTCTCCTGGATCCTCTCGAAGGTCGACGGCGCGCGCGAGGCCGCGCGCCGCGGAGAGCTGCTGTTCGGCACGATCGACACGTGGCTCGTCTGGAAGCTCACCGGCGGAAAGGTCCACGCCACGGACTATTCGAACGCGTCGCGCACCATGCTCTACGACATCGGGCGCCTGCGCTGGGACCCCGAGCTGCTCGAGGCGCTCGACATCCCGCCGCAGGTGCTGCCCGAGGTGCGTGACTCGAGCGGTGACTTCGGCTCGGCCGACGCCGAGCTGCTCGGCGCCGCGCTGCCCATCCGCGGCGTCGCCGGCGACCAGCAGGCGGCGCTGTTCGGCCAGGCGTGCTTCGAAGAGGGCAGTGCGAAGAACACCTACGGTACCGGCTGCTTCATGCTGATGAACACCGGCCCCAAGCTCGCGCGCTCGGCGTCGGGGCTGATCTCGACCATCGCCTGGGGCATCGGCGGCAACGTCGAGTACGCGCTCGAGGGCGCGGTGTTCGTGGCAGGGGCCGCCGTGCAGTGGCTGCGCGACGAGCTGGGCCTGTTGCACAGCGCGGCCGAGAGTGAGGCGCTGGCGCGCTCGGTGCCCGACACCGGCGGCGTGTACGTGGTGCCGGCGTTCACGGGGCTGGGCGCGCCGTACTGGGACCCGGCCGCGCGCGGCACGATCGTGGGACTCACACGCGGCACGAGCCGCGCGCACCTGGTGCGCGCCACGCTCGAGGCGATCGCGTTCGAGAGCACCGACCTCTTGCGCTGCTTCGAGCGCGACACGCGCGTGAAAGCGCACCAGCTCCAGGTGGACGGCGGCGCGACCGCAAACGACTTCCTGATGCAGTTCCAGGCCGACGTGATGGGCGTGCCGGTGCGGCGACCGAAGGTGCTCGAGACCACGGCGCTGGGGGCGGCCTATCTCGCGGGCCTGGCCGCGGGCTTCTGGAAGGACCGGCGCCAGATCGCGAAGAACTGGCAGGAGGACCGCTACTTCGAGCCGGCGATCTCCGAGGCCGCGCGCGAGTCACTCTACGCGGGCTGGCTGCGCGCCGTGGAGCGCGCGCGCGGCTGGGCGGTCTCGTGAAGAACATCGCGCATCGGGGCGCGTCGCGAGAGCGCCCCGAGAATACGCTGGCGGCCTTCGAGCTCGCGGTGACTCAGTCGGCCGACATGATCGAGACCGACCTGCACCTGCTCCGCGACGGTGCGGTGGCGCTCTATCACGACGACGACCTGCAGGGCCGGCCCGTCGGCGCCTACTCGCTCCCCGAGCTGCGCGCGCTCCTGCCCGACGCACCGACGCTCGCGCAGACGCTCGACCGGTTCGCAGCGCGGATCGCCTGGAACCTGGAGATCAAGGCGC
The Myxococcota bacterium genome window above contains:
- the glpK gene encoding glycerol kinase GlpK, producing MYVLALDQGTTSSRAILFDVAGNAVASQAHEFKQHYPQPGWVEHDPLEIWDTQVRAARGALSRAQVRADEVIALGITNQRETTVVWERATGRPIYPAIVWQSRQTVELCEELVRRGLEPVVRDRTGLVVDAYFSGTKLSWILSKVDGAREAARRGELLFGTIDTWLVWKLTGGKVHATDYSNASRTMLYDIGRLRWDPELLEALDIPPQVLPEVRDSSGDFGSADAELLGAALPIRGVAGDQQAALFGQACFEEGSAKNTYGTGCFMLMNTGPKLARSASGLISTIAWGIGGNVEYALEGAVFVAGAAVQWLRDELGLLHSAAESEALARSVPDTGGVYVVPAFTGLGAPYWDPAARGTIVGLTRGTSRAHLVRATLEAIAFESTDLLRCFERDTRVKAHQLQVDGGATANDFLMQFQADVMGVPVRRPKVLETTALGAAYLAGLAAGFWKDRRQIAKNWQEDRYFEPAISEAARESLYAGWLRAVERARGWAVS